In Rhodococcus rhodochrous, a single genomic region encodes these proteins:
- a CDS encoding enoyl-CoA hydratase/isomerase family protein, with protein sequence MSTDSLLVDDRDGIRTLTLNRPRRKNAIDGPLWQALHDVLVDTADDPDVRVLVITGAAGAFCSGADIADPGVAHPLRKLRKLTDVALLLHELPVPTVAKVDGVAYGAGWNLALGCDLVVATPRSTFSQIFAERGLSPDLGGTWLLPRLVGLQQAKRLALLAEAIDADEAHRLGLVTWIESEDGIDAFVDDLCARLSAGPPVALAQTKALLNEAVDRGLRDSLAGEARAQAVNFGTVDAPEAFRAFAEKREVRFTGRWALNPEPLNPEPQTPEPQTTSGEEVHA encoded by the coding sequence ATGAGCACCGATTCCCTCCTCGTCGACGACCGCGACGGGATCCGGACCCTCACGTTGAACCGGCCGCGTCGCAAGAACGCGATCGACGGTCCGCTCTGGCAGGCGCTGCACGACGTGCTCGTCGACACCGCCGACGACCCGGACGTGCGTGTCCTCGTCATCACCGGCGCGGCCGGCGCGTTCTGTTCCGGTGCCGACATCGCCGATCCCGGTGTCGCACATCCCTTGCGCAAGCTGCGCAAACTGACGGACGTCGCGTTGCTGCTCCACGAACTGCCTGTTCCCACCGTCGCGAAGGTCGACGGCGTCGCCTACGGGGCCGGTTGGAACCTGGCGCTCGGATGCGATCTGGTGGTCGCGACACCGCGCTCGACCTTCTCGCAGATCTTCGCCGAGCGGGGACTGTCACCCGATCTCGGCGGTACATGGCTGCTGCCGAGGCTCGTCGGTCTGCAACAGGCGAAACGGCTCGCATTGCTGGCCGAGGCCATCGACGCCGACGAGGCGCATCGGCTGGGGTTGGTGACGTGGATCGAATCCGAGGACGGCATCGACGCGTTCGTCGACGATCTCTGCGCTCGGCTGTCGGCCGGGCCGCCCGTCGCCCTGGCGCAGACCAAGGCATTGCTCAACGAAGCCGTCGACCGCGGCCTGCGGGATTCCCTCGCCGGTGAAGCGCGCGCCCAGGCGGTCAATTTCGGGACCGTCGACGCCCCCGAGGCGTTCCGGGCCTTCGCCGAGAAGCGCGAGGTCCGCTTCACCGGCCGGTGGGCACTGAATCCGGAACCACTGAATCCGGAACCACAGACTCCGGAACCACAGACAACGAGTGGAGAAGAAGTACATGCGTGA
- a CDS encoding CaiB/BaiF CoA transferase family protein: MCTRTLADFGARVIKIENPRGGDFARDYDDVVGGMAAHFVWANRGKESVTLDLKSDDGIAVLHRILARSDVLVSNLAPGATARLGLSPDQLEERYPELISVEIDGYGPGGPLSHKRAYDLLVQAESGACAVTGHPGMPAKPGPPVADITTGLYSAVSILALLCGKERHRGRGGSLSKVSVSLFDTMTEIMGYPLTYTRYSGVNQQPLGMSSPAVSPYGSYRTADDQMVVLGTTNDREWQRLAREIIERDDLADDERFRSNAGRCEHRAVLDEAIAQWCARHPLAHIQKIADEAGIGNSRYNLPSDVIAHPQLQARDRWREVATPNGPIEALLPPPVVAGFELSMGAVPGLGEHTDAVLQDFGITGTEIARLREAGAIGPAYRAPGTEAAE; this comes from the coding sequence ATGTGCACGCGGACGCTCGCCGACTTCGGTGCGCGGGTCATCAAGATCGAGAACCCTCGCGGTGGTGACTTCGCGCGCGACTACGACGACGTCGTCGGCGGCATGGCCGCACACTTCGTGTGGGCCAACCGCGGCAAGGAATCGGTGACACTCGACCTGAAGTCGGATGACGGGATCGCGGTGCTGCACCGGATCCTCGCCCGCTCCGACGTACTGGTGTCGAATCTGGCGCCGGGCGCGACCGCGCGACTCGGACTGTCGCCCGATCAGCTCGAGGAACGCTATCCCGAACTGATCTCGGTCGAGATCGACGGCTACGGCCCCGGCGGTCCGCTCTCGCACAAACGCGCCTACGACCTTCTCGTCCAAGCGGAGTCGGGGGCGTGCGCGGTCACCGGCCATCCCGGCATGCCGGCGAAACCCGGGCCGCCCGTCGCCGACATCACCACCGGCCTGTACTCGGCCGTGTCGATCCTCGCCCTGCTGTGCGGCAAGGAACGGCACCGCGGCCGCGGCGGCAGCCTGTCGAAGGTCTCGGTGAGCCTGTTCGACACGATGACCGAGATCATGGGATATCCGCTGACCTATACGCGCTATTCCGGAGTGAACCAGCAACCCCTGGGCATGTCGTCGCCGGCCGTCTCACCGTACGGGTCGTACCGCACCGCCGACGATCAGATGGTCGTGCTCGGCACCACCAACGACCGGGAGTGGCAGCGACTCGCGCGGGAGATCATCGAACGCGACGATCTGGCCGACGACGAGCGTTTCCGTTCCAATGCCGGTCGCTGCGAACATCGCGCCGTGCTCGACGAGGCGATCGCGCAGTGGTGCGCCCGGCACCCCCTCGCGCACATCCAGAAGATCGCCGACGAGGCCGGTATCGGCAACTCCCGGTACAACCTGCCCAGCGACGTGATCGCACATCCGCAGCTGCAGGCCCGCGATCGCTGGCGGGAGGTCGCGACCCCCAACGGGCCGATCGAGGCGTTGCTTCCCCCACCGGTCGTCGCGGGATTCGAACTGTCCATGGGCGCGGTGCCGGGGCTCGGTGAGCACACCGACGCGGTGCTGCAGGACTTCGGCATCACCGGCACCGAGATCGCGCGGCTGCGCGAGGCCGGCGCGATCGGCCCCGCATACCGCGCACCGGGTACGGAGGCGGCAGAATGA